One genomic segment of Streptomyces sp. NBC_00239 includes these proteins:
- a CDS encoding DUF2252 domain-containing protein, whose product MSERIPEVAGFAPRTVQGAPRAEGRALRTGVPRAAHATLTPRPGRPDAVRAVEESNAGRVAELTPIRVGRMTANPFAFLRGAAGLMAHDLVGTPVTGVGAQLCGDAHAANFGLYGDARGRLVIDLNDFDETVFGPWEWDVKRLAASLVLAGRVAGASEEVCREAAQDAVGAYRRTMRLLAKLPVMDAWNAIADEELVSHTDVRDLMGLLEKVAEKARNNTSARFAAKSTHDVPGGGRRFVDALPVLRRVGDEEAAAVAASLGPYLGTLQPDRLPLLARYAIHDVAFRVVGTGSVGTRSYVVLLLDHRGEPLVLQVKEARPSVLLPHLPEVGFEAAPEEHEGRRVVSGQKRMQVVSDILLGWTTVQGRPFQVRQFRNRKGSVDPAALSPSQLDDYARLTGALLARAHAHSADPRVIAGYAGKSEELDEAVAAFAVAYADRTEADHADLVAAVRAGRVAAEEGV is encoded by the coding sequence ATGAGTGAGCGCATTCCCGAGGTGGCCGGCTTCGCGCCGCGGACCGTGCAGGGCGCCCCGCGCGCCGAGGGCCGTGCGCTGCGGACCGGGGTCCCGCGGGCGGCGCACGCGACGCTCACGCCGAGGCCGGGACGGCCGGACGCGGTCCGCGCGGTCGAAGAGTCGAACGCCGGACGGGTCGCGGAGCTGACGCCGATACGGGTGGGGCGGATGACCGCGAACCCGTTCGCGTTCCTGCGCGGCGCGGCCGGGCTGATGGCGCACGACCTGGTGGGCACGCCGGTCACCGGGGTCGGCGCGCAGCTGTGCGGGGACGCGCACGCGGCGAACTTCGGTCTGTACGGCGATGCGCGCGGGCGCCTGGTGATCGACCTGAACGACTTCGACGAGACCGTGTTCGGGCCGTGGGAGTGGGACGTGAAGCGGCTGGCGGCCTCGCTGGTGCTGGCCGGGCGGGTGGCCGGGGCGTCCGAGGAGGTGTGCCGGGAGGCGGCGCAGGACGCGGTGGGCGCCTACCGGCGCACGATGCGGCTGCTGGCGAAGCTGCCGGTGATGGACGCGTGGAACGCCATCGCGGACGAGGAGCTGGTGTCGCACACCGATGTGCGGGACCTGATGGGGCTGCTGGAGAAGGTCGCGGAGAAGGCGCGCAACAACACCAGCGCGCGGTTCGCGGCGAAGTCCACGCACGACGTGCCGGGCGGCGGGCGGCGGTTCGTGGACGCGCTGCCGGTACTGCGGCGGGTCGGGGACGAGGAGGCGGCCGCGGTGGCGGCCTCGCTGGGCCCGTACCTGGGCACGCTGCAGCCGGACCGGCTGCCGCTGCTGGCCCGGTACGCGATCCACGACGTGGCGTTCCGGGTGGTCGGCACGGGCAGCGTGGGCACCCGCTCGTACGTGGTGCTGCTGCTGGACCACCGGGGTGAGCCGCTGGTGCTCCAGGTGAAGGAGGCGCGGCCGTCGGTGCTGCTGCCGCACCTGCCGGAGGTGGGCTTCGAGGCGGCGCCGGAGGAGCACGAGGGGCGCCGGGTGGTGTCCGGGCAGAAGCGGATGCAGGTGGTCTCGGACATCCTGCTGGGCTGGACGACGGTGCAGGGGCGGCCCTTCCAGGTGCGGCAGTTCCGCAACCGCAAGGGCAGCGTGGACCCGGCGGCGCTGAGCCCGAGCCAGCTCGACGACTACGCCCGGCTGACGGGAGCGCTGCTGGCGCGGGCGCACGCGCACAGCGCGGACCCGCGGGTGATCGCGGGGTACGCCGGCAAGAGCGAGGAGCTGGACGAGGCGGTGGCGGCGTTCGCGGTGGCGTACGCGGACCGCACGGAGGCCGACCACGCGGACCTGGTGGCGGCGGTGCGGGCGGGCCGGGTGGCGGCGGAGGAGGGCGTCTGA
- a CDS encoding sensor histidine kinase yields MDVKEKLGRGWSWLKGPDPWPRRRVAAEFVLAGMLALMGAGIADLAGDPDWKVALTGVGVAFLSLLRRRMPAGVLVVSCALGGWLAGMALVTILAGWTAGRRIVGVGRAIVAFTLAFVLSVGVSVAVEGQPLRLLQMIFFATLIFLATTVVPGLASRYWNQRRTLLHAMQDRNAQLLREREMVAGQARLRERQRIAQDMHDSLGHQLALIAVHTGALEVDPALTERQREAVGVLRQASVAAMHELREVVGILRDGVEAPDAGDDAQPAARGVAGIEGVVEAARAAGTEVRLTVSGPVRALAAACDHAAYRIVQEALTNAYKHAPGAAIAVELRYEDDSLVVEIANGPAAGPGAGEVVSGGQGLTGLRERARLVGGMVHAGASPDGGFRVAGVLPYGAEQAGPVVAPVDAADDFGQQAQPVPLRGPGVPGDGSPVDWAAVDRELAGRAGRSRLRGVALGCGIAALAGVLLLIAGGVLLYMVVGTAREATIGRPQYDGVKVGDSERSVRARLPEGSDLLTSGLDGSGPLAPEGSDCLVLLSEETSEDLKEEQVFRFCFKGGKLIEKTSYEVDR; encoded by the coding sequence GTGGACGTGAAGGAGAAGCTGGGCCGGGGCTGGAGCTGGCTGAAGGGCCCGGATCCGTGGCCCCGGCGCCGGGTGGCGGCGGAGTTCGTGCTCGCCGGGATGCTGGCGCTGATGGGTGCGGGCATCGCGGATCTCGCGGGGGATCCGGACTGGAAGGTGGCGCTCACCGGGGTCGGTGTGGCGTTCCTCTCGTTGTTGCGGCGGCGGATGCCGGCCGGGGTGCTCGTGGTGTCGTGCGCGCTGGGCGGCTGGCTGGCCGGGATGGCGCTGGTGACGATCCTGGCGGGCTGGACGGCGGGGCGGCGGATCGTCGGGGTGGGGCGGGCGATCGTCGCGTTCACGCTGGCGTTCGTGCTGAGCGTCGGGGTGTCGGTGGCCGTCGAGGGGCAGCCGCTGAGGCTCCTCCAGATGATCTTCTTCGCGACGTTGATCTTCCTGGCGACGACGGTGGTGCCGGGTCTGGCCAGCCGGTACTGGAACCAGCGGCGGACGCTGCTGCACGCCATGCAGGACCGCAACGCCCAGCTGCTGCGGGAGCGGGAGATGGTGGCGGGGCAGGCGCGGCTGCGGGAGCGGCAGCGGATCGCGCAGGACATGCACGACAGCCTCGGTCACCAGCTGGCGCTGATCGCGGTGCACACCGGCGCCCTGGAGGTGGATCCCGCGCTGACCGAACGCCAGCGGGAGGCCGTGGGGGTGCTGCGGCAGGCGTCGGTGGCGGCGATGCACGAGCTGCGGGAGGTCGTCGGGATCCTGCGGGACGGGGTGGAGGCGCCGGACGCGGGGGACGACGCGCAGCCCGCGGCGCGCGGGGTGGCGGGCATCGAGGGGGTCGTGGAGGCGGCACGGGCGGCGGGCACCGAGGTGCGGCTGACGGTTTCGGGGCCGGTGCGGGCGCTGGCCGCGGCGTGCGACCACGCGGCGTACCGGATCGTGCAGGAGGCGCTGACCAATGCGTACAAGCACGCGCCGGGTGCGGCGATCGCGGTGGAGCTGCGGTACGAGGACGATTCGCTGGTCGTGGAGATCGCGAACGGGCCGGCGGCCGGGCCGGGGGCCGGTGAGGTGGTCAGCGGCGGGCAGGGGCTGACGGGGCTGCGGGAGCGGGCCCGGCTGGTCGGCGGGATGGTGCACGCGGGGGCATCGCCGGACGGCGGGTTCCGGGTCGCGGGTGTGCTCCCGTACGGGGCGGAGCAGGCGGGGCCGGTGGTGGCGCCGGTGGACGCGGCCGACGACTTCGGGCAGCAGGCGCAGCCGGTGCCGTTGCGGGGGCCGGGGGTGCCCGGGGACGGGAGTCCGGTGGACTGGGCGGCCGTGGACCGGGAGCTGGCGGGCCGGGCCGGGCGCAGCAGGCTGCGGGGGGTCGCGCTGGGGTGTGGGATCGCGGCGTTGGCGGGGGTGCTGCTGCTGATCGCGGGCGGGGTGCTGTTGTACATGGTGGTGGGGACGGCGCGGGAGGCGACGATCGGGCGGCCGCAGTACGACGGGGTGAAGGTCGGGGATTCGGAGCGGAGCGTGCGGGCGCGGCTGCCGGAGGGCAGTGATCTGCTGACGTCGGGGCTGGACGGTTCGGGGCCGTTGGCGCCGGAGGGGTCCGACTGTCTGGTGCTGTTGTCGGAGGAGACGTCGGAGGATCTGAAGGAGGAGCAGGTTTTCCGCTTCTGCTTCAAGGGCGGCAAGCTGATCGAGAAGACGTCGTACGAGGTGGACAGGTAG
- a CDS encoding response regulator transcription factor, whose product MVRVVIADDEPLIRAGIRMILTSDPGIEVVAEAPNGREAVECARAHAPDVVLLDIQMPVMDGLTALGELRRAAPGVRALILTTFGEKDNVLRALAEGGAGFLLKDSAPAELIGAVRAAAAGDAYLSPAATRHVVDQLAAGADRAGRGRQGVSAAEARERVAELNERELGVLALLGEGLSNADAGRRLHMSEATVKTYVSRILAKLGCDNRVQAALLARDAGL is encoded by the coding sequence GTGGTGCGGGTGGTCATCGCCGACGACGAGCCGCTGATCCGTGCGGGGATCCGGATGATCCTGACGTCGGACCCGGGCATCGAGGTGGTCGCGGAGGCGCCGAACGGCCGGGAGGCGGTGGAGTGCGCGCGGGCGCACGCGCCGGACGTGGTGCTGCTGGACATCCAGATGCCGGTGATGGACGGGCTGACGGCGCTGGGTGAGCTGCGGCGGGCGGCGCCGGGGGTGCGGGCGTTGATCCTGACGACGTTCGGGGAGAAGGACAACGTGCTGCGGGCCCTGGCGGAGGGCGGTGCGGGGTTCCTGTTGAAGGACTCGGCGCCGGCGGAGCTGATCGGGGCGGTGCGGGCGGCCGCGGCGGGGGACGCGTACCTGTCGCCGGCGGCGACCCGGCACGTGGTGGATCAGCTGGCGGCGGGTGCGGACCGGGCGGGGCGGGGCCGGCAGGGGGTTTCGGCGGCCGAGGCGCGGGAGCGGGTGGCGGAGCTGAACGAGCGGGAGTTGGGGGTGCTGGCGCTGCTGGGCGAGGGGTTGTCGAACGCGGATGCGGGGCGGCGGCTGCACATGAGCGAGGCGACGGTGAAGACGTACGTGAGCCGGATCCTGGCGAAGCTGGGGTGCGACAACCGGGTGCAGGCGGCGCTGCTGGCCAGGGACGCGGGCCTGTAG
- a CDS encoding 2Fe-2S iron-sulfur cluster-binding protein, translated as MAAARHGAFHQLTVAAVDRLTEDAVALTLRVPPELREEYRHAPGQHLTLRKDAEDALGGEVRRTYSICSPAPGADGPHTLRVGVRLVEGGAFSTYAHKDIAAGDVLDVMVPAGRFVLEPRPGHFAAIVGGSGITPVLSIAATLLAAEPQARFCLVRADRTAASTMFLEEVADLKDRYPDRFQLVTVLSREEQEAGLPSGRLDEDRLTALLPALLSVDSVAGWFLCGPYGLVQGAERALRGLGVDRTRIHEEIFHVADAATPAPAERAAAAVGSTVTARLDGRSGTWPVQDGESLLDAVLRNRADAPYACKGGVCGTCRAFVVSGEVRMDRNFALEDEETDAGFVLACQSHPLTDEVELDFDR; from the coding sequence ATGGCTGCGGCCCGCCACGGCGCGTTCCACCAGCTGACGGTCGCCGCGGTCGACCGGCTCACCGAGGACGCGGTGGCCCTCACCCTCCGGGTCCCGCCGGAGCTGCGCGAGGAGTACCGGCACGCCCCCGGCCAGCACCTCACCCTGCGCAAGGACGCCGAGGACGCCCTCGGCGGCGAGGTCCGCCGGACGTATTCGATCTGCTCGCCCGCGCCCGGCGCCGACGGGCCGCACACCCTGCGGGTCGGCGTGCGCCTGGTGGAGGGCGGCGCCTTCTCCACGTACGCGCACAAGGACATCGCCGCCGGCGACGTCCTCGACGTGATGGTCCCCGCCGGCCGGTTCGTCCTCGAACCCCGCCCCGGACACTTCGCCGCGATCGTCGGCGGCAGCGGCATCACCCCGGTGCTGTCGATCGCCGCGACCCTGCTGGCCGCCGAGCCGCAGGCCCGGTTCTGCCTGGTCCGCGCCGACCGCACGGCCGCCTCGACGATGTTCCTGGAGGAGGTCGCCGACCTCAAGGACCGCTACCCCGACCGCTTCCAGCTGGTCACCGTGCTCTCCCGGGAGGAGCAGGAGGCCGGGCTGCCCTCCGGGCGCCTCGACGAGGACCGGCTGACCGCACTGCTGCCCGCGCTGCTGTCCGTCGACTCCGTCGCCGGCTGGTTCCTGTGCGGCCCCTACGGGCTGGTGCAGGGCGCCGAGCGGGCCCTGCGCGGCCTGGGCGTGGACCGCACCCGCATCCACGAGGAGATCTTCCACGTCGCGGACGCCGCCACCCCGGCCCCGGCGGAGCGCGCCGCAGCCGCCGTCGGCAGCACGGTCACCGCCCGGCTCGACGGCCGCTCCGGCACCTGGCCCGTCCAGGACGGCGAGTCCCTGCTCGACGCCGTGCTGCGCAACCGCGCGGACGCGCCGTACGCCTGCAAGGGCGGCGTGTGCGGCACCTGCCGGGCCTTCGTGGTCTCGGGCGAGGTCCGCATGGACCGCAACTTCGCGCTGGAGGACGAGGAGACCGACGCCGGCTTCGTGCTGGCCTGCCAGTCGCACCCGCTCACGGACGAGGTGGAGCTCGACTTCGACCGCTGA
- a CDS encoding acyl-CoA dehydrogenase family protein — protein MDFTFTEEQQAAVEAAKAVFADVAPDRVPSPALSPGAVADDFDRPLWARLAGSDLLGLGLAPEHGGAGLDTVALCLVLRESARVLARVPLLEHCATALAVQAHAGPALAGDLLPRAGRGELVLTAAAAGRTGHDPAELAVTARRDGDHWLLDGAQTAVPWAHGADFTAVPAHTGDGAAVLALVRRDTPGTHLADQFSTSGERLAELTLDAVRIPAAYVIEDARAWERLRLLLTTGTCALALGLGERVLAMTGSYTAKREQFGFPVATFQAVAVQAADRYIDLRAMEVTLWQAAWRLDSGAGGPLPAAGDVAVAKIWASEGVRRVVQTAQHLHGGFGADTDYPLHRYHAWAKQLELSLGPAAAHEEALGDLLAAHPLA, from the coding sequence GTGGACTTCACCTTCACCGAGGAGCAGCAGGCCGCCGTCGAGGCGGCGAAGGCCGTCTTCGCGGACGTCGCCCCCGACCGGGTCCCCAGCCCCGCGCTGTCACCCGGCGCGGTCGCCGACGACTTCGACCGGCCGCTGTGGGCCCGGCTGGCCGGCTCCGACCTGCTCGGCCTGGGCCTCGCCCCCGAGCACGGCGGCGCCGGCCTCGACACCGTCGCCCTCTGCCTGGTCCTGCGCGAATCCGCGCGGGTGCTGGCCCGGGTGCCGCTGCTGGAGCACTGCGCCACCGCCCTGGCCGTCCAGGCCCACGCGGGCCCCGCACTCGCCGGAGATCTGCTGCCCCGGGCCGGCCGCGGCGAACTGGTCCTGACCGCGGCCGCCGCCGGCCGCACCGGCCACGACCCGGCCGAGCTCGCCGTCACCGCCCGCCGGGACGGCGACCACTGGCTGCTCGACGGCGCGCAGACCGCGGTCCCCTGGGCGCACGGCGCCGACTTCACGGCCGTCCCCGCACACACCGGCGACGGCGCGGCGGTCCTCGCCCTGGTCCGCCGGGACACCCCCGGAACGCACCTCGCCGACCAGTTCTCCACCAGCGGGGAACGGCTGGCCGAGCTGACCCTGGACGCCGTACGGATCCCCGCCGCGTACGTCATCGAGGACGCCCGGGCGTGGGAGCGGCTGCGCCTGCTGCTCACCACCGGCACCTGCGCGCTGGCCCTGGGCCTGGGCGAGCGGGTCCTCGCGATGACCGGCTCGTACACGGCCAAGCGGGAACAGTTCGGCTTCCCCGTCGCCACCTTCCAGGCCGTCGCCGTCCAGGCCGCGGACCGCTACATCGACCTGCGGGCCATGGAGGTCACCCTCTGGCAGGCCGCCTGGCGCCTCGACAGCGGCGCGGGCGGCCCGCTGCCCGCCGCCGGGGACGTCGCGGTCGCCAAGATCTGGGCCTCGGAGGGCGTGCGCCGGGTCGTGCAGACCGCCCAGCACCTGCACGGCGGCTTCGGCGCGGACACCGACTACCCGCTGCACCGCTACCACGCCTGGGCCAAGCAGCTGGAGCTGTCGCTGGGCCCGGCCGCCGCCCACGAAGAGGCCCTGGGCGACCTCCTGGCGGCCCACCCCCTCGCCTGA
- a CDS encoding rhodanese-like domain-containing protein produces MNFGPLPSVDAAAVPADGFVLDVREDDEWQAGHVEGALHVPMSGFVARFGELTEAVEDGRRVHVMCRVGGRSAQVTQYLLQHEIDAVNIDGGMQAWEAAGRPMVTDSGSPAFVL; encoded by the coding sequence ATGAATTTCGGTCCGCTCCCCTCGGTGGACGCCGCCGCCGTGCCCGCCGACGGGTTCGTCCTGGACGTCCGTGAGGACGACGAATGGCAGGCCGGTCACGTCGAGGGCGCCCTCCACGTCCCGATGAGCGGTTTCGTGGCCCGCTTCGGCGAGCTGACGGAGGCCGTCGAGGACGGCCGCCGGGTGCACGTGATGTGCCGGGTGGGCGGCCGCTCGGCGCAGGTCACGCAGTACCTGCTCCAGCACGAGATCGACGCCGTGAACATCGACGGCGGGATGCAGGCCTGGGAGGCCGCCGGGCGCCCGATGGTCACCGACAGCGGCAGCCCGGCCTTCGTGCTGTAG
- a CDS encoding cellulase family glycosylhydrolase — protein sequence MRARSHVAALAAALLTGLASPALASAALPAAAAPAPQAAPAPQAAPAAATTYEAETATVSKGLVESNHTGFTGTGFVNYDNTTGSHVEWTVNAAQAGNATLTLRFANGSTADRPMSITVNGTVIAPAVSFAPTGAWTTWSTVSVTAALKAGANTVRATATTANGGPNADHLAVTADGTVPPVGDTPVAVNGQLTVCGTKLCNQYGKPVQLRGMSTHGTQWYSQCVTGASLDALAKDWKADVLRISTYVQEDGYETNPRKFTDLAHKFIDEASKRGLYVIVDWHMLDPGDPNYSFSLAKTFLTEIANRHKDKNNILYEIANEPSGVSWASIKSYAEKTIPVVRTIDGNAPIIVGTRAWSSFGLSEDGTEAEVVNNPVRATNIMYTFHFYAASHGTEYLEALSRAADRIPVFVTEFGTQNYEGEGANNFSQSQKYLDLMAAKKISWVNWNYSDDERSGAVFKTGTCNAGGPYTGTSRLKEAGVWIRDRVRTADDFPTS from the coding sequence ATGAGAGCCCGTTCGCACGTCGCCGCCCTGGCCGCCGCACTCCTCACCGGCCTCGCCTCCCCCGCCCTCGCCTCCGCGGCCCTCCCGGCCGCCGCGGCCCCCGCACCGCAGGCCGCCCCCGCACCGCAGGCCGCGCCCGCGGCCGCCACCACCTACGAGGCCGAGACCGCCACCGTCTCGAAGGGCCTCGTCGAGTCCAACCACACCGGCTTCACCGGCACCGGGTTCGTCAACTACGACAACACCACCGGCAGTCACGTCGAATGGACGGTCAACGCCGCCCAGGCCGGCAACGCGACCCTCACCCTGCGGTTCGCCAACGGCAGCACCGCCGACCGCCCCATGAGCATCACCGTCAACGGCACCGTCATCGCCCCGGCCGTCTCCTTCGCCCCCACCGGCGCCTGGACGACCTGGTCCACCGTCTCCGTCACCGCGGCCCTCAAGGCCGGCGCCAACACCGTCCGCGCCACCGCCACCACCGCGAACGGCGGCCCCAACGCCGACCACCTCGCGGTCACCGCCGACGGCACGGTCCCGCCCGTCGGCGACACCCCCGTCGCCGTCAACGGCCAGCTCACCGTCTGCGGCACCAAGCTCTGCAACCAGTACGGCAAGCCCGTCCAGCTGCGCGGCATGAGCACCCACGGCACCCAGTGGTACAGCCAGTGCGTCACCGGCGCCTCCCTCGACGCCCTCGCCAAGGACTGGAAGGCCGACGTCCTGCGGATATCGACCTACGTCCAGGAAGACGGCTACGAAACCAACCCGCGCAAATTCACCGACCTCGCCCACAAGTTCATCGACGAGGCCTCCAAGCGCGGCCTCTACGTGATCGTCGACTGGCACATGCTCGACCCCGGCGACCCGAACTACAGCTTCAGCCTCGCCAAGACCTTCCTCACCGAGATCGCCAACCGCCACAAGGACAAGAACAACATCCTCTACGAGATCGCCAACGAACCCAGCGGCGTCTCCTGGGCCTCCATCAAGTCCTACGCGGAGAAGACCATCCCCGTCGTCCGCACCATCGACGGCAACGCGCCGATCATCGTCGGCACCCGCGCCTGGTCCTCGTTCGGCCTCTCCGAGGACGGCACCGAGGCCGAGGTCGTCAACAACCCCGTCCGCGCCACCAACATCATGTACACGTTCCACTTCTACGCCGCCTCGCACGGCACCGAGTACCTGGAAGCGCTGTCCCGCGCCGCCGACCGCATCCCGGTCTTCGTCACCGAGTTCGGCACCCAGAACTACGAGGGCGAAGGCGCCAACAACTTCAGCCAGAGCCAGAAGTACCTGGACCTGATGGCCGCCAAGAAGATCTCCTGGGTCAACTGGAACTACTCCGACGACGAACGCTCCGGCGCCGTCTTCAAGACGGGCACCTGTAACGCCGGCGGCCCCTACACCGGCACCAGCCGCCTGAAGGAGGCCGGCGTGTGGATCCGCGACCGCGTCCGCACCGCCGACGACTTCCCCACCAGCTGA
- the paaB gene encoding 1,2-phenylacetyl-CoA epoxidase subunit PaaB, which yields MSTSQWPLWEVFVRSRRGLSHTHAGSLHAPDAEMALRNARDLYTRRNEGVSIWVVPSTAVTASSPDERDPFFAPSGDKPYRHPTFYDIPEGVRHL from the coding sequence ATGAGCACGTCGCAATGGCCGCTGTGGGAGGTGTTCGTCCGCTCGCGGCGCGGGCTCTCGCACACGCACGCCGGCAGCCTGCACGCACCGGACGCGGAGATGGCGCTGCGCAATGCGCGCGATCTCTACACCCGGCGCAACGAGGGCGTGTCGATCTGGGTGGTGCCCTCCACCGCTGTCACCGCCTCCTCCCCCGACGAACGGGACCCGTTCTTCGCCCCGTCGGGCGACAAGCCGTACCGGCACCCGACCTTCTACGACATCCCCGAGGGGGTGCGGCACCTGTGA
- a CDS encoding DUF3662 and FHA domain-containing protein, giving the protein MGVLKRFEQRLEGLVNGTFAKVFKSEVQPVEIAGALQRECDNNATIWNRERTVVPNDFIVELSAGDYERLSPYSGQLGDELAGLVRDYAKQQRYTFMGPIKVQLEKADDLDTGLYRVRSRTLASSTSQPQPEQQHPGHGTQGAQRPGGYGYPPAAVPPMPAGPPPGGPQRRPGPTGPTPAPGGGDRLRRWIEINGTRHQISRPTLVLGRSTEADVRIDDPGVSRRHCEIRTGTPSTIQDLGSTNGIVVDGQHTTRATLRDGSRIVVGSTTIIYRQAEG; this is encoded by the coding sequence ATGGGAGTCCTGAAGAGGTTCGAGCAGCGACTTGAAGGTCTGGTGAACGGCACCTTCGCCAAGGTGTTCAAGTCCGAGGTCCAGCCGGTCGAGATCGCAGGAGCACTCCAGCGCGAGTGCGACAACAACGCGACCATCTGGAACCGCGAGCGCACCGTCGTCCCCAACGACTTCATCGTGGAACTCAGCGCCGGCGACTACGAGCGGCTCAGCCCGTACTCCGGCCAGCTCGGCGACGAGCTCGCCGGCCTCGTCCGCGACTACGCCAAGCAGCAGCGCTACACCTTCATGGGACCCATCAAGGTGCAGCTGGAAAAGGCCGACGACCTCGACACCGGCCTCTACCGCGTGCGCAGCCGCACCCTGGCCTCCTCCACCTCCCAGCCGCAGCCGGAACAGCAGCACCCCGGCCACGGCACCCAGGGCGCCCAGCGCCCCGGCGGCTACGGCTACCCGCCGGCCGCCGTCCCCCCCATGCCTGCCGGCCCGCCCCCGGGCGGCCCGCAGCGGCGACCGGGCCCCACCGGCCCGACGCCCGCGCCCGGCGGCGGCGACCGACTGCGCCGCTGGATCGAGATCAACGGCACCCGCCACCAGATCTCCCGCCCGACGCTGGTGCTGGGCCGCAGCACCGAAGCCGACGTGCGGATCGACGACCCCGGCGTATCCCGCCGGCACTGTGAGATCCGGACCGGAACGCCCTCGACGATCCAGGATCTCGGGTCCACCAACGGCATCGTGGTGGACGGGCAGCACACCACCCGCGCTACGCTCCGCGACGGCTCGCGGATCGTCGTGGGCAGCACGACCATCATTTACCGGCAAGCCGAAGGGTGA
- the paaD gene encoding 1,2-phenylacetyl-CoA epoxidase subunit PaaD — protein MVTATRLEEELAALAGSVPDPELPVLTLTELGVLRGVRVLGDGRAEVDLTPTYTGCPAIEAMAADIERVLHDHGIPEVSVRTVLAPAWSTDDITAEGRRKLAEFGIAPPRPHSAEGPVPVTLSVRCPHCGSTDTELLSRFSSTACKALRRCASCREPFDHFKEL, from the coding sequence ATGGTGACCGCGACCCGCCTGGAAGAGGAGCTGGCCGCGCTCGCCGGGTCGGTCCCCGACCCCGAGCTGCCCGTCCTCACCCTCACCGAGCTCGGCGTCCTGCGCGGCGTGCGGGTCCTCGGCGACGGCCGGGCCGAAGTCGACCTGACCCCCACCTACACCGGCTGCCCCGCCATCGAGGCCATGGCCGCCGACATCGAGCGGGTCCTGCACGACCACGGCATACCCGAGGTCTCGGTGCGCACCGTGCTGGCCCCGGCCTGGTCCACCGACGACATCACCGCGGAAGGCCGGCGCAAGCTCGCCGAGTTCGGCATCGCACCGCCGCGCCCGCACAGCGCCGAGGGACCCGTACCGGTCACCCTGTCGGTGCGCTGCCCGCACTGCGGCTCCACCGACACCGAGCTGCTCAGCCGCTTCTCCTCCACCGCGTGCAAGGCCCTGCGACGCTGCGCGTCCTGCCGCGAACCGTTCGACCACTTCAAGGAGTTGTAG
- the paaC gene encoding 1,2-phenylacetyl-CoA epoxidase subunit PaaC, with protein sequence MTTTVDRAALALGDDALVLAQRLGEWAGHAPVLEEDVALANIALDLLGQARILLSLAGDEDELAFLREEREFRNLQLVEQPNGDFAHTIARQLYFSVYQRLLFTELAAGDGPFAPLAAKAVKETAYHVDHAEQWTLRLGDGTEESSRRMQAGLAALWRFTGEMFRPVDGLGLDEAALAALEAGWLATVTDIVERAGLTLPEGPRSGAWAAGAGRQGLHTESFGRMLAEMQHLHRSHPGATW encoded by the coding sequence GTGACCACCACCGTGGACCGGGCCGCGCTCGCGCTCGGAGACGACGCCCTGGTGCTCGCGCAGCGCCTCGGCGAGTGGGCGGGCCACGCCCCCGTCCTCGAAGAGGACGTGGCCCTCGCCAACATCGCGCTGGACCTGCTCGGACAGGCCCGGATCCTGCTGTCGCTCGCCGGCGACGAGGACGAGCTCGCCTTCCTCCGGGAGGAGCGGGAGTTCCGCAACCTCCAGCTGGTCGAGCAGCCCAACGGCGACTTCGCGCACACCATCGCCCGGCAGCTCTACTTCTCCGTGTACCAGCGGCTGCTGTTCACCGAACTGGCCGCGGGCGACGGACCCTTCGCCCCGCTGGCGGCCAAGGCCGTCAAGGAGACCGCCTACCACGTCGACCACGCCGAGCAGTGGACGCTGCGGCTGGGCGACGGCACCGAGGAGAGCAGCCGGCGCATGCAGGCCGGACTCGCCGCGCTGTGGCGGTTCACCGGCGAGATGTTCCGGCCCGTCGACGGCCTGGGCCTGGACGAGGCGGCCCTCGCCGCCCTGGAGGCCGGCTGGCTCGCCACCGTCACCGACATCGTCGAGCGGGCCGGGCTGACCCTGCCCGAGGGGCCGCGCAGCGGCGCCTGGGCCGCGGGCGCGGGCCGGCAGGGCCTGCACACCGAGTCCTTCGGCCGGATGCTCGCCGAAATGCAGCACCTGCACCGCAGCCACCCGGGCGCGACATGGTGA